The sequence below is a genomic window from Dyadobacter chenwenxiniae.
TTCCTTTGATTGCGTCATTATAAGGAATTGCTCCGTAAAGATCTGTGAGTAAAGAGAAAACCCATGTGCGCATTACGATCGCAACGCCTTCGTAATTGGGATTTGGAGTGGCAGATCCTTCGCCGCTCATGGTGATGATGCGTTGGAAGTTCAGCTGCGAATCGTTGTAAAAGCCTTTCCAGTTATTGGCAACCAGCGCAGGCGAAACGGTGTAATCATCGCCTTCATTGGAATAAATGTTTCGGGTCAAATGCTGCACATACAATTCGGCTGCATCAATGTTGATCCGCTCAAAACGCGTACGGTGTCCCCAGTAACGGTCAATTGCTGTTTCAATGCCGGTAGGAAGCAAATACTGTGGTCCGAGGGCCGTAGGGTTGTTCGGACTTGTATTCATTTCATCAAAATCTTTGGTGCAGCTCGATGCAGTAAGAATCCCTGCAAGCGCCGTCATCCAAATGGTTTTATGATTCAATATATTTCTCATTTTGAAGATTCTTTAAGGTCAGTTAACTGGATCAGAATGACAATGACAGGTTCATACCCACGCTGCGTGAGCTTGGCAGCTCGCCGTAACCAAAACCTTGTCCGTTTGCTCCTTTTGCATCAATTTCAGGATCGATATGCGGTGTGTTTTTGAAGATCATCCACACGTTGCGTCCTACTACTGAAAGTTTTGCAGACTGAATTTTGATTCTTTTCAGGAATGAAGGGCTGATGCTGTATCCTAATGAAACCTCGCGAAGCTTTACATAACTCGCATCGAAAATGGCTGATTCATGATAGTTACGTGGGTTGCTGTAACCGTAAAGTTGGTTTGCAGTAACAATGATGTCATTTGGAATGAAAGATTTAGAACCATCCGCCCCTGTCACTTCACGAACCCCTTTTCCTATCACACCTTCTTCACGTCCCAATGCTGTTTCTGCATATTGACCAGTCCATCGAGCGGTTCCAGTTCCTTCATCATAAATGTCACCGCCGATGCGCACGTCAACCAATGCACTTAGGGAGAAACCTTTGTAGTTGAGTGTGTTCAGCATTCCACCAATCCAGTCAGGCTGAACATTGCCGAGCTTTTGATTTGAAACCGTTACAGGTAAGCCGTTGGCTCCGTAAACAACTTGTCCGTCAGGCGATTTCTGGAAACCAACGCCGTAGAATGTTCCGTAAGATTCTCCTACACGCGCTTCCGAAGTCATTCCACGTTGTGTTGCCAATGTGTAAGTGGTCAGTCCTTCTGCCAGTTCAAGCACTTTGTTGCGGTTGCGTGCATAGTTCAAAGAAACTTCCCAGCTGAAACCATTTGACAACTTAACCGGCGTTCCTGAAAGTGTTAGTTCAACCCCTTTGTTGGTGATCTTTCCAGCATTCAGGACTCTTTTGTCATAACCACTGGCTTTGGAAATCTCAACACCCAGGATCTGATCTTTTGTAGTCTGTTCGTAGTAAGTGACGTCCAGACCAACTTTTCCTTTGAAGAAACGCAGGTCAGCGCCTAATTCAAGACCAGTTGTGATCTCAGGTTTCAGTTCGGAGTTTGCGATTTGAATGTTCTCAGCAAATTTCGGCACAGAACCATTCCAGGAACCGCTCGCTGTGAATGTTTGCGCAAGCTGGTAAGGAAGCGCATCGTTACCCACTTGTGCATAGCTGGCGCGCAGTTTACCAAATGACAATACATTGCTTTTTACGTCAAACAATTCTGTGATCACTGCGCTTACCGATGCAGAAGGGTAGAAGTAAGAGCGTGCATCCGCAGGCAATGTGCTCGACCAGTCGTTTCTTGCCGTCAGGTCGAGGAAAAGTGCGTTTCTCCATGAGAAGTTAGCCGTCCCGAATAAGCTCTGCGTTTCAGATTCCTCGATCTTACTTTCAATGGTGTTGGCGCTAGGAACTGAGTTTCCAGCATTGTAAAGGCCGTCCACAACCATTTCACCCACAGCAAAGTAGTTTCTTTTGTTATAGTTTTTACGTTGAATTCCACCAAACTGAATGTTCAATCCAAAATCGTTTGTCAGGTTTTTGTTGTAAGTCAGCATGAAATCGGTGTTCGTTTCCTGGCTGCGCAAAACTTCTTCGTTGAAGCGGCCCGGTGTTCTCGTGCCGTTACGAACGCGAAGGAAGTTGGTCACATTGATACGCGTATCTGACCAATAATCCGTTCCTGAGCGAAGCATTAAGGATAGCGAAGGCAGGATTTTGTAGTTCAATGCAATATTCCCCAACAACCTGTCTTTTTCATTGCCCGACGGCATTTTTAGCTGAGAAAAATAAGGGTTTGTAAAGAATGTGTGCTGCCAGTTTGGTGGATCTGTGTCACCCGCTTTTTGGTTATGCACATCCGTATATTGCTCATAGTTACGAAGCTGATCCCATGAAACGGAGCGGTGCGACCAGATAAATTCCTGTCCAGCTGCATAGCTGCGGTTGTCCGAGCCTGATTTGATATACTCACCAGATAATGTGACGCTGATGTTTTTGGTCAAATTGTAACCAGAATTGATACGGAAGTTGTTTCTGTGGAAATCATTGTAATACATAATCCCTTTCTGATCCACCCGGCTCAACCCCAGGCGGAAATAGCCTTTGTCGTTTCCTCCTGACAATGCCACCGAGTTTGTGATCGTGCGGCCGGTTTGCCAGTATTCTTCCCAGTTGTTAGGCTGAGGAGTCAGTGGCGCAACTTCGTCACCCGTCCACCACTGTCTCACCATACGGCCATCCATAGGTGCTCCCCAGCTTTCATCCGTTCCTGCCGAACCAGCCAGAGGATATCTTGCGTCATAAACGGCCCTGTATTGTGCAATTTGCGCAGGATCAGTGATAGATGAGCTCCAACCATCGTTGTACCAAGTCCGGTAACCGCTTCCTCCGCCGTATGTGTTTTGAAAATCAGGTTTGATCCAGGGGCGTTCGAATGTAATGTTGGAGTTTATTTCAACACCTAATCCTTTTGTTCCCTGGCCATTTTTTGTTGTAATCAAAATAACCCCGTTTGCTGCGCGTGAACCGTATAATGCAGCCGCGTTAGGTCCTTTCAGGACAGACATTTCTTTAATGTTATCCGGGTTAACTTCCGAGATTCCGCCTCCAAGCGTTTTGCTGGAAGTTTGCTCCATAGGCACACCGTCGATTACAATTAATGGTTGGTTATTGCCTGAAACAGAAGATGATCCACGGATTTGTATCGTTGAGCTGCTGCCCGGGCCGCCATTGGCCTGAACCCTTACACCGGCAATTTTTCCGGATAATGCATTGGCCACGTTTGTTGACCTGGATTCGGTCAGCGAGCTTCCTTTCACTTCCTGGACTGTATAGCCCAATGCTTTTTTCTCGCGTTCAATACCAAAAGCGGTAACCACCACTTCGGCAAGCTGGCGTGTATCGGCGTCAAGTTTTATGTCAAATTGAGTTTGGTTGCCAATGGGAAGTTCTTTGATTAAAAAACCCACATATGAAACCACAAGAATTCCGTCGCCCGGAACAGAGAAGCTGAATTTTCCGTCTGCGTCTGCATTTGAACCTACGTTGGTTCCTTTGAATATGATAGAGGCTCCTGCAAGTCCGAGACCATCGTCAGCTGCTGAGATCTTGCCACTTATCTGACGCACCTGGGCGTTAACCAGTGGGGATAGCATGCAAGCCCATAATACTAAGAGTAGAACTTTACGCATGGGTGATTGGGGTTAAATTGTTGTTAGGTATCGAGTAGTAAGGGAAAAAAGTTATGGCTGTGTGGTGTCCACGTTGCCGTGCGCCGCACACACTTTCGCGTGGACAGAACAACACAGCCATAAGCTTGCAAAACTGCTTTTCCGGAAAGCAATACCCTCTTAAATCGAGGACAGACAGCATTCTCAGGTTTAGGCAGAGACAAAGAAATCCCTGCGTAGACATTTTGCCTGTCCACGGCGTTATTGGTAATTCGGTTATTGAAAAAATTATATTGTATTAGGACAGAACCTGCCGGATGTTTTGGTTATGACAGCCGGTTTTATTTAATGTTCCTCCTGATACAAACAGATATATTCATGTGCGGCTGGAATACATCTGCTTTTAAGAAGTTCAGTCATTCGTTTAACGACTTCTCAAATATACTGACAATGTGAAATAATGCAAGAGATTAAACTTAATAATTGAAGTTTTTTGCAATAAAAATTGGTCATTTAAAATCGTTATAAAATGTTTTGGTAATAATTTTATATTAAGTTTAAATTTCCCGTTTTGTCAGAATGTCTACGTCATTGATAGACTTAAATTTTCAAAAGTTGCAATTAATTGTCTTAAAACTAGACGTTTATATACGTAAATTTTGGTTTTTAGGTAAAATCTCGGTTACATAACTGGATTTTTAAACCTAAAACTGGCAAAGTTGCAAAACGCAAAAAGGAGGCTGCTGATCACAGCTGCCTCCTTTTTATAAACTTAAAATAGTTATATTTATTTCTAAGTGTTTAGTCAATAAATCGTTTAAGAATTGGGCGATAGGAATCAATTCTTCGGTCTCTCAGGAACGGCCAGGTTGTTCTGTAAAAGTCAAGCTTACCCAAATCAAGTTCTTCCACATGCGTCACTTCTTCTTCGTGCGGAGCAAGATAAAGCAAGCGGCCTTGCGGATTGGCAATGAATGATCCGCCCCAGAATTGCTGGTCGGCTTCACGGCCCGTCCGGTTTACAGAAACCACATAAACGCCATTTGCAACCGCATGTCCGCGCTGAATGGTTTGCCACGCGCCATATTGTTCTTCATTAATGATCGGGTCTGTTTCATTTGTATCCCAGCCAATTGCAGTTGGGTAAAACAAGATTTCGGCACCCATTAAGCTCGTAATGCGCGCCGCTTCGGGATACCATTGATCCCAGCAGATGAGCACACCGATTTTTGCGAACTTCGTATCAAAAACCCGATAGCCATCTTTATCACCGGCTTCACCGACTGACTCGCCCGTTGCCGCGTCGCCAGGTGTGAAATAGAATTTTTCGTAATAACCCGGATCATCCGGAATGTGCATTTTGCGATATTTTCCAAGATAAGCACCGTCAGCGTCCAGAACGGCCGTTGTATTATGGTAAAGCCCATGCGCACGCTTTTCAAATAACGAAGCAATGATCACAACGCCCAATTCCTTCGCCACCGCGCTCAGCGATTCTGTGGAAGGGCCGGGAATGGGTTCGGCTAAGAGGAAATTTTTATGGTCTTCCACGTCGCAGAAATAAAGCGAGCGGAAAAGTTCTTGAAGACATACAATGTTGGCACCCTTCGCAGCTGCGTCACGGATTCCCTGAACGGCTTTATGAAAATTAGCATCAATATCACCGCTGCAACTCATTTGCACGATGCCGATGTTG
It includes:
- a CDS encoding SusC/RagA family TonB-linked outer membrane protein; translated protein: MRKVLLLVLWACMLSPLVNAQVRQISGKISAADDGLGLAGASIIFKGTNVGSNADADGKFSFSVPGDGILVVSYVGFLIKELPIGNQTQFDIKLDADTRQLAEVVVTAFGIEREKKALGYTVQEVKGSSLTESRSTNVANALSGKIAGVRVQANGGPGSSSTIQIRGSSSVSGNNQPLIVIDGVPMEQTSSKTLGGGISEVNPDNIKEMSVLKGPNAAALYGSRAANGVILITTKNGQGTKGLGVEINSNITFERPWIKPDFQNTYGGGSGYRTWYNDGWSSSITDPAQIAQYRAVYDARYPLAGSAGTDESWGAPMDGRMVRQWWTGDEVAPLTPQPNNWEEYWQTGRTITNSVALSGGNDKGYFRLGLSRVDQKGIMYYNDFHRNNFRINSGYNLTKNISVTLSGEYIKSGSDNRSYAAGQEFIWSHRSVSWDQLRNYEQYTDVHNQKAGDTDPPNWQHTFFTNPYFSQLKMPSGNEKDRLLGNIALNYKILPSLSLMLRSGTDYWSDTRINVTNFLRVRNGTRTPGRFNEEVLRSQETNTDFMLTYNKNLTNDFGLNIQFGGIQRKNYNKRNYFAVGEMVVDGLYNAGNSVPSANTIESKIEESETQSLFGTANFSWRNALFLDLTARNDWSSTLPADARSYFYPSASVSAVITELFDVKSNVLSFGKLRASYAQVGNDALPYQLAQTFTASGSWNGSVPKFAENIQIANSELKPEITTGLELGADLRFFKGKVGLDVTYYEQTTKDQILGVEISKASGYDKRVLNAGKITNKGVELTLSGTPVKLSNGFSWEVSLNYARNRNKVLELAEGLTTYTLATQRGMTSEARVGESYGTFYGVGFQKSPDGQVVYGANGLPVTVSNQKLGNVQPDWIGGMLNTLNYKGFSLSALVDVRIGGDIYDEGTGTARWTGQYAETALGREEGVIGKGVREVTGADGSKSFIPNDIIVTANQLYGYSNPRNYHESAIFDASYVKLREVSLGYSISPSFLKRIKIQSAKLSVVGRNVWMIFKNTPHIDPEIDAKGANGQGFGYGELPSSRSVGMNLSLSF
- a CDS encoding carbon-nitrogen hydrolase, which gives rise to MNKKVNIGIVQMSCSGDIDANFHKAVQGIRDAAAKGANIVCLQELFRSLYFCDVEDHKNFLLAEPIPGPSTESLSAVAKELGVVIIASLFEKRAHGLYHNTTAVLDADGAYLGKYRKMHIPDDPGYYEKFYFTPGDAATGESVGEAGDKDGYRVFDTKFAKIGVLICWDQWYPEAARITSLMGAEILFYPTAIGWDTNETDPIINEEQYGAWQTIQRGHAVANGVYVVSVNRTGREADQQFWGGSFIANPQGRLLYLAPHEEEVTHVEELDLGKLDFYRTTWPFLRDRRIDSYRPILKRFID